A genomic stretch from Gammaproteobacteria bacterium includes:
- a CDS encoding peptidyl-alpha-hydroxyglycine alpha-amidating lyase family protein: MRGDNRLFLSAFGVVAAVAAAAQAAAQALPNPYRAVDGWAKLPGGREIGAVGDIDIDPDGQHVWAILRCDAGPERFGWECLDSDLDVVVKFDPEGNAVTSFGGGMFIWPHGIDVDAEGNVWVTDAADSERTPGDGRGHQVVKFSAEGEVLMTLGTPGVPGNDESHFNAPADVVVADNGDIFVADGHGENTNNRVVKFSSDGTFIKAWGRTGYAPGEFRTLHSIAIDARGRVFVADRSNNRIQLFDQDGNHLATWTQFGRPSGIFFDENGRIYVADSESDNVQNPGWEMGIRIGDAATGWVEEFILYPWGDPRDTAGNGAEFAAADRAGNIYAGEPRPRRLQKYVRVRP, encoded by the coding sequence ATGCGAGGCGACAACCGGCTCTTCCTCTCGGCCTTCGGCGTCGTCGCGGCGGTCGCGGCGGCCGCGCAGGCGGCCGCTCAGGCGCTGCCGAACCCGTATCGTGCCGTCGACGGCTGGGCGAAGCTGCCGGGCGGGCGCGAGATCGGCGCCGTCGGCGATATCGACATCGATCCCGACGGGCAGCACGTCTGGGCGATCCTCCGCTGCGACGCCGGTCCGGAGCGCTTCGGTTGGGAGTGCCTCGACTCCGATCTCGACGTCGTCGTGAAGTTCGATCCGGAAGGCAATGCCGTGACGAGCTTCGGCGGCGGCATGTTCATCTGGCCGCACGGGATCGACGTCGACGCCGAGGGCAACGTCTGGGTCACGGACGCCGCCGACTCCGAGCGCACTCCCGGAGACGGCCGCGGCCACCAGGTCGTGAAGTTCAGCGCGGAAGGCGAAGTGCTGATGACGCTCGGCACTCCCGGCGTGCCCGGCAACGACGAATCCCACTTCAACGCACCCGCGGACGTCGTCGTCGCCGACAACGGCGACATCTTCGTCGCGGACGGTCACGGCGAGAATACGAACAATCGTGTCGTGAAGTTCTCGAGCGACGGCACGTTCATCAAGGCGTGGGGACGCACCGGGTACGCGCCGGGCGAGTTCCGCACGCTGCATTCCATCGCGATCGACGCCCGCGGCCGCGTGTTCGTCGCCGACCGCTCGAACAACCGCATCCAGCTCTTCGACCAGGACGGTAATCACCTCGCCACATGGACGCAGTTCGGCCGGCCGAGCGGCATCTTCTTCGACGAGAACGGCCGCATTTACGTCGCGGACTCCGAGTCCGACAACGTGCAGAACCCGGGCTGGGAGATGGGCATTCGGATCGGCGATGCCGCCACCGGCTGGGTCGAGGAATTCATCCTCTATCCGTGGGGAGATCCGCGCGACACCGCCGGCAACGGCGCGGAGTTCGCCGCGGCGGATCGGGCGGGCAACATCTATGCCGGGGAGCCGCGCCCGCGGCGCTTGCAGAAGTACGTCCGAGTGCGGCCCTGA
- a CDS encoding HupE/UreJ family protein, translating into MKRFVAVAWLGAVAITALPTALGHEIPADVAVRIIVKPEGDRLRLLVRAPLESMQDVEFPTFGPGYLDVARADRSLRHAALVWLANDIEMYEDGRRLPHLELVAVQASIPSDRSFAAFDTALAHTLGPPLPQGTQLVWSQALIDALFEAPIESDRSRFAIRPRLERLGLRVVSTVRFVTPDGNERVFRLDGDPGKVGLDPRWHQALLRFAAQGFRHILDGIDHLLFLLCLVVPFRRDWRALVWIVTAFTAGHSATLIAAGLGAAPQALWFPPLIETLIAASIVYMALENVVFVWRTAGASGGGVPASAVDRLLRARWAVAAAFGLVHGFGFSFALRETMQFAGDHALTSLLSFNVGVELGQLAVLLALVPLLNLTFRCAVPDTVGAIILSAIVGHTAWHWMAERFAALRAFW; encoded by the coding sequence GTGAAGCGCTTCGTCGCCGTGGCGTGGCTCGGCGCCGTCGCAATCACGGCGCTGCCGACGGCGCTCGGGCACGAGATCCCGGCGGACGTCGCGGTGCGGATCATCGTGAAGCCGGAAGGCGACCGGCTTCGACTCCTCGTGCGGGCGCCGCTCGAATCGATGCAGGACGTCGAGTTCCCGACGTTCGGGCCCGGGTATCTGGACGTGGCTCGCGCCGACCGATCGCTGCGACACGCCGCGCTCGTATGGCTCGCGAACGATATCGAGATGTACGAGGACGGGCGGCGGCTGCCGCATCTCGAGCTCGTGGCCGTGCAGGCGTCGATCCCGAGCGACCGCTCGTTCGCCGCGTTCGACACGGCGCTCGCGCACACGCTCGGACCGCCGCTGCCGCAGGGCACGCAGCTCGTGTGGTCGCAGGCGCTGATCGATGCGCTCTTCGAGGCGCCGATAGAGTCCGACCGCTCGCGGTTCGCGATCCGCCCGCGGCTCGAGCGCCTGGGTCTGCGCGTCGTGAGCACGGTCCGCTTCGTGACCCCGGACGGCAACGAGCGCGTGTTCCGGCTCGACGGCGATCCGGGCAAGGTGGGGCTCGACCCGCGGTGGCACCAGGCGCTGCTGAGATTCGCTGCACAGGGGTTCCGCCACATTCTCGACGGCATCGATCATCTCCTGTTCCTGCTGTGTCTGGTCGTGCCGTTTCGCCGCGATTGGCGCGCGCTCGTGTGGATCGTCACGGCGTTCACGGCGGGGCACTCCGCGACGCTGATCGCCGCGGGCCTCGGCGCGGCGCCGCAAGCGCTCTGGTTTCCGCCGCTGATCGAGACGCTGATCGCTGCGTCGATCGTCTACATGGCGCTCGAGAACGTCGTCTTCGTTTGGCGGACCGCCGGCGCTTCGGGCGGCGGCGTGCCGGCGAGCGCCGTCGACCGGTTGCTCCGCGCACGCTGGGCCGTCGCCGCCGCCTTCGGCCTCGTCCACGGCTTCGGATTCTCGTTCGCGTTGCGGGAGACGATGCAATTCGCCGGCGATCATGCGTTGACGTCGCTGCTGTCGTTCAACGTCGGGGTCGAGCTCGGCCAGCTCGCCGTGCTGCTCGCCCTCGTCCCGCTGCTGAATCTGACGTTTCGCTGCGCCGTGCCCGACACCGTCGGCGCGATCATCCTGTCCGCGATCGTCGGCCACACGGCGTGGCACTGGATGGCCGAGCGCTTCGCGGCGCTCCGCGCGTTCTGGTGA
- a CDS encoding DUF6152 family protein, with protein sequence MKAERRVGAFAAAAFTAAAAAAFTVSMPAHAHHSFAIYDASVTKVFTGVVTRVNPDANHLQIFFAPMNDERTNVIRDEAGEPIIWAVEMAGSAQSAREGVSVNTFPPGTVFSVALHPLRSGEHAGSRRGTPMFKCPERTPPKPGMHCDSVEGHIAIGEGALPKPTE encoded by the coding sequence ATGAAAGCAGAGCGTAGAGTCGGCGCGTTCGCCGCCGCAGCGTTCACGGCCGCCGCCGCGGCTGCCTTTACCGTCAGCATGCCCGCTCATGCGCATCACTCGTTCGCGATCTACGACGCCTCGGTCACGAAGGTGTTCACCGGCGTGGTCACGCGCGTGAATCCGGACGCGAACCATCTGCAGATCTTCTTCGCGCCGATGAACGACGAGCGCACCAACGTGATCCGGGACGAGGCCGGAGAGCCGATCATCTGGGCGGTCGAGATGGCCGGCTCCGCGCAATCGGCGCGGGAGGGCGTGTCGGTCAACACGTTCCCGCCGGGCACGGTCTTCAGCGTCGCGCTGCATCCGCTCAGGAGCGGCGAGCATGCAGGCAGCCGGCGAGGCACGCCGATGTTCAAGTGCCCCGAACGTACCCCTCCGAAGCCCGGGATGCACTGCGATTCGGTCGAGGGGCACATCGCGATCGGCGAGGGCGCGTTGCCGAAGCCGACGGAGTAA
- a CDS encoding DUF6644 family protein, whose protein sequence is MDLMGIVQSVEASGVGEWMRTSLKAMPVVEAIHVMAGALVFGSILIVDARLIGLLDTKRPVTLISRELLRFTWAGFALAVVTGATMFTANASTYFDNTAFRLKMLALLGAGVNMAVFHLFTFKTVPRWDRDAAPPAAARAAGALSILIWVCVIFFGRWIGFTKGYDFEVPEGIDFDFSSIQMWLFARPFQAGGEG, encoded by the coding sequence ATGGATTTGATGGGCATCGTGCAGAGCGTCGAGGCCTCCGGCGTCGGCGAATGGATGCGCACGTCGCTGAAGGCGATGCCGGTCGTCGAGGCGATTCACGTGATGGCCGGGGCGCTCGTCTTCGGCTCGATCCTGATCGTCGATGCGAGGCTCATCGGGCTGCTCGATACGAAGCGGCCGGTAACGCTGATCTCGCGCGAGCTTCTGCGCTTCACTTGGGCCGGATTCGCGCTCGCGGTCGTCACCGGCGCCACGATGTTCACGGCGAACGCGAGCACCTACTTCGACAACACGGCGTTTCGACTGAAGATGCTCGCGCTGCTCGGCGCGGGCGTGAACATGGCCGTCTTCCACCTCTTCACGTTCAAGACGGTGCCCCGCTGGGACCGCGACGCGGCGCCGCCCGCGGCCGCGCGGGCCGCAGGCGCGCTCTCCATCCTGATCTGGGTCTGCGTGATTTTCTTCGGCCGCTGGATCGGCTTTACGAAGGGCTACGATTTCGAAGTGCCCGAAGGCATCGATTTCGACTTCAGCTCGATCCAGATGTGGCTGTTCGCTCGCCCGTTCCAAGCGGGCGGGGAAGGATAG
- a CDS encoding VOC family protein yields the protein MAKVIHTMVRVSDLEKSTDFYEKAFGLRVADRFDFDDFTLVYLRNDENDFEIELTLNKGRDAPYTHGDGYGHVAVCVDDVHGEHRRFAELGFAPTDVKEMRHGGALLARFFFVQDPDGYKIEVLERHGRYR from the coding sequence ATGGCCAAGGTGATACACACGATGGTCCGGGTGTCGGACCTGGAAAAATCCACGGATTTCTACGAGAAGGCGTTCGGGCTTCGAGTCGCCGACCGTTTCGACTTCGACGACTTCACGCTCGTCTATCTGCGCAACGACGAGAACGACTTCGAGATCGAGCTGACCCTGAACAAGGGCCGCGACGCGCCGTACACGCACGGGGACGGCTACGGCCACGTGGCCGTCTGCGTCGACGACGTTCACGGCGAGCACCGGCGCTTCGCGGAGCTCGGCTTCGCTCCGACGGACGTCAAGGAGATGCGCCACGGCGGAGCGCTGCTCGCGCGCTTCTTCTTCGTGCAGGACCCGGACGGTTACAAGATCGAGGTCCTGGAGCGGCACGGGCGCTATCGATAA
- a CDS encoding DUF6152 family protein has product MHLLVNECAADRSSTWARARHARLLSAAAAAVALGASATALAHHGIGRFDRSKPVEFTGVITGIDFVNPHSYLHFDAPTDDGGTISMRCEMRAATLLRRSGWSKEMFVVGAPVTVYGFAHRDDPSSCYLEDVKIGDAPEINRNDQFEISSTLDLSDRAPRLPSGEPNISGDWAQEQYVIAVPPNGRGALVPKSMIAAVESGEIAMEDVPGAGWGPRPVTLTERGQAEADAFRMWSPEDNPRLRCEPTSIIFDWVFDGPVNRITQEEDRIVIEYGLYSFERVIHMDMDEHPENIEPSYAGHSIGRWEGDVLVVDTVGFEPGVIAPPVRHSDQLHVVERFRLDPEKWELHREYVAEDPVYWVGEYAGSDVVRLSEVPYVAHPCTELAPEFIDEQQQ; this is encoded by the coding sequence GTGCATCTTCTTGTCAACGAATGCGCGGCTGATCGCTCGAGCACGTGGGCGCGTGCTCGGCACGCGCGCTTGCTTTCCGCGGCGGCAGCTGCCGTCGCGCTCGGCGCGTCGGCGACCGCGCTCGCACATCACGGTATCGGCCGCTTCGACCGCTCGAAGCCGGTCGAGTTTACGGGCGTGATCACGGGCATCGACTTCGTCAATCCGCACTCGTATCTGCATTTCGATGCCCCGACGGACGACGGCGGGACGATCTCGATGCGTTGCGAGATGCGCGCGGCAACCCTCCTCCGGCGCTCGGGCTGGTCGAAGGAAATGTTCGTCGTCGGCGCGCCCGTCACGGTCTACGGCTTCGCGCATCGCGACGATCCGTCCTCGTGCTATCTCGAGGATGTGAAGATCGGAGACGCTCCCGAGATCAACCGCAACGACCAGTTCGAGATCAGCTCGACGCTCGACCTCTCCGATCGGGCGCCGCGGCTGCCGTCCGGGGAGCCGAACATCTCCGGCGACTGGGCGCAGGAGCAATACGTGATCGCGGTGCCGCCGAACGGCCGGGGCGCTCTCGTGCCGAAGAGCATGATCGCGGCCGTCGAGTCGGGCGAGATCGCGATGGAGGACGTGCCGGGAGCCGGATGGGGCCCGCGGCCCGTCACGCTCACCGAGCGCGGCCAGGCCGAGGCCGATGCGTTCCGGATGTGGTCCCCGGAGGACAACCCGCGGCTGCGCTGCGAGCCGACGAGCATCATCTTCGACTGGGTTTTCGACGGGCCGGTCAATCGGATCACGCAGGAAGAGGACCGCATCGTCATCGAATACGGGCTCTACAGCTTCGAGCGCGTCATCCACATGGACATGGACGAGCATCCGGAGAACATCGAGCCGAGCTACGCGGGGCACTCGATCGGGCGGTGGGAAGGCGACGTGCTGGTCGTCGACACGGTCGGCTTCGAGCCCGGCGTCATCGCTCCGCCGGTCCGCCACAGCGATCAGCTGCACGTGGTCGAGCGGTTCCGGCTGGACCCGGAAAAGTGGGAGCTTCACCGCGAGTACGTGGCCGAGGACCCGGTGTATTGGGTCGGAGAGTACGCGGGCTCGGACGTCGTCCGGCTCTCCGAGGTGCCGTACGTCGCGCATCCGTGCACGGAGCTCGCGCCGGAGTTCATCGACGAGCAGCAGCAGTAG
- a CDS encoding FkbM family methyltransferase — MEPISVRPAASSAWRYARAAVDAWRGETIRMDGRLALRVPGPRAIRLAVVGGNLRIHRLLDAVVAEGATVVDVGANVGYNTLYAACLAGPRGRVIAVEPAPDNVAVLERNVAAAALSNVVVAAVAAGRAHGAADLYLRGDTSAVNSLFPESCYAKVTDVLRVPVAPLDDLVDGRADVVKIDVEGAELDVLDGMARLARNPRLALIVEWHPVLQSMAGHAADALPRRLLERGWQLHAASHLSVRPLASADLPRLTDRLTRASRPVELLARRAARRVEFSP, encoded by the coding sequence ATGGAGCCGATCAGCGTGCGCCCTGCTGCGTCCAGCGCGTGGCGCTATGCCCGCGCGGCCGTCGACGCCTGGCGAGGGGAAACGATCCGCATGGACGGGCGGCTCGCGCTTCGCGTGCCCGGTCCGCGCGCGATTCGCCTCGCGGTCGTCGGCGGAAACCTGCGCATTCATCGGCTTCTGGACGCGGTCGTCGCCGAAGGCGCGACGGTCGTCGACGTCGGCGCGAACGTCGGCTACAACACGCTCTACGCCGCGTGCCTGGCCGGGCCCCGCGGACGGGTGATCGCGGTCGAGCCGGCGCCGGACAACGTGGCCGTGCTCGAGCGCAACGTCGCGGCCGCAGCCCTCTCGAACGTCGTCGTCGCGGCGGTCGCCGCGGGCCGCGCCCACGGCGCCGCCGATCTCTATCTCCGCGGCGACACGAGCGCGGTCAACAGCCTCTTCCCCGAGAGCTGCTACGCGAAAGTCACGGACGTGCTCCGAGTGCCGGTCGCACCGCTCGACGATCTCGTCGACGGCCGAGCGGACGTCGTGAAGATCGACGTCGAGGGCGCGGAGCTCGACGTGCTCGACGGCATGGCGCGCCTCGCGCGCAACCCGCGTCTCGCGCTGATCGTCGAATGGCACCCGGTGCTCCAGTCGATGGCGGGCCATGCGGCGGATGCGCTCCCGCGGCGGCTGCTCGAGCGCGGCTGGCAGCTGCACGCCGCGTCGCATCTCTCCGTGCGCCCTCTAGCTTCCGCGGATCTGCCCCGCTTGACCGATCGGCTGACGCGAGCCTCGCGGCCGGTGGAGCTGCTCGCGCGCCGCGCCGCCCGCAGGGTTGAATTCTCGCCGTGA
- a CDS encoding Trm112 family protein, translated as MTKNLYRKLACPYDKAAPLTLSVFRIAGDEIVQGLLECPTCERYYPIIGKVPVLLPDDYRDPALEMPFLLRWRELIGERLNHGQGFKLPPRGDSADAADATDAAAASSPLES; from the coding sequence ATGACGAAGAATCTGTATCGCAAGCTCGCATGCCCTTACGACAAGGCCGCGCCGCTCACGCTTTCGGTGTTTCGCATCGCGGGCGACGAGATCGTGCAGGGCCTGCTCGAATGCCCGACGTGCGAGCGCTACTACCCGATCATCGGGAAAGTGCCCGTTCTGCTGCCGGACGACTACCGCGATCCCGCGCTCGAGATGCCGTTTCTGCTTCGATGGCGCGAGCTGATCGGCGAGCGGCTGAATCACGGGCAGGGCTTCAAGCTGCCGCCGCGCGGCGATTCGGCCGATGCGGCCGATGCGACCGATGCGGCCGCCGCATCGTCGCCGCTCGAGTCATAG
- a CDS encoding thiamine phosphate synthase, producing MTGTGRALQGGLYLVVDPKPGADIVLPKVAAALRGGVGLLQVWNHWGEGQDPVDFVARTLALGRAHGVPVLVHERPDLLDAAGADGIHYDAPALGPEEVRRAAGRAVLYGVTCGNDLERVRWAANEGADYVSFCAMFPSPSAGECEIVSLETVAAARALGDITIFASGGVTPENASRVLEAGADGVAVISGILGAEDPESAARRYAAALRAHHRAGRRIAP from the coding sequence ATGACGGGCACCGGGCGCGCGCTTCAAGGCGGGCTCTACCTCGTCGTCGATCCGAAGCCGGGCGCCGACATCGTGCTGCCGAAGGTCGCCGCCGCGCTTCGCGGCGGCGTCGGGCTGTTGCAGGTGTGGAACCATTGGGGTGAAGGGCAGGATCCCGTGGACTTCGTCGCGCGCACGCTCGCGCTCGGCCGGGCGCACGGCGTTCCGGTGCTCGTGCACGAGCGGCCCGATCTGCTCGATGCGGCCGGCGCGGACGGCATTCACTACGACGCTCCCGCGCTCGGGCCCGAGGAAGTGCGACGCGCGGCCGGGCGCGCGGTGCTTTACGGCGTCACTTGCGGCAACGACCTCGAGCGCGTCCGCTGGGCCGCGAACGAAGGCGCGGATTACGTCTCCTTCTGCGCGATGTTTCCGTCGCCGTCGGCCGGCGAGTGCGAGATCGTGAGCCTCGAAACCGTGGCCGCGGCGCGCGCGCTCGGCGACATCACGATCTTCGCGTCGGGCGGCGTCACGCCCGAGAACGCGTCCCGCGTGCTCGAAGCCGGTGCCGACGGCGTCGCCGTGATCAGCGGAATCCTCGGCGCCGAGGATCCGGAGTCGGCCGCGCGCCGTTACGCGGCAGCCCTACGGGCGCACCACCGTGCAGGGAGGCGAATCGCGCCATGA
- a CDS encoding AIR synthase-related protein: protein MKPSFPDAGKVPAEFLEAFVYPRCGARRPEVRVGPAAGVDTAVVDLPNGYSIAFTADPVSLVPSLGAKESAWLTVHLLASDITTTGCPPMYALFDLNLPPDLSEAAFEEYWSHVHEFCAELGCAIVGGHTGRFEGQHSTVAGGGVMATVAPSGDILTSRGGRPGDTVLVTRECGISAVAILARAFPETVAERCGDEALAYGRSLFYQSSTAAAALAAVRVGRGPAGVTALHDATEGGVRAALVELAAASGCGIDVHKERIPTTEAARSIAGVFGLDPFEIVSSGALVIAAAPDRADDVVSALADAGVPAAAVGTLTEAARGLRLIEDGRAEPLTHPGSDPYWRAFYRAIAEGRR, encoded by the coding sequence ATGAAACCTTCGTTCCCGGACGCGGGAAAGGTCCCGGCGGAATTCCTCGAGGCCTTCGTCTACCCGCGCTGCGGCGCGCGCCGTCCCGAGGTGCGCGTGGGACCGGCCGCCGGCGTCGACACGGCGGTCGTGGACTTGCCGAACGGCTACTCGATCGCTTTCACCGCCGATCCGGTCTCGCTCGTCCCGTCGCTCGGCGCGAAGGAGTCGGCGTGGCTCACGGTGCATCTTCTCGCGTCGGACATCACGACGACCGGCTGCCCGCCGATGTACGCGCTGTTCGATCTGAACCTCCCGCCTGATCTGTCCGAGGCCGCGTTCGAGGAGTACTGGTCGCACGTGCACGAGTTCTGCGCCGAGCTCGGCTGCGCGATCGTCGGCGGCCACACGGGCCGCTTCGAAGGGCAGCACTCGACGGTCGCCGGCGGCGGCGTGATGGCGACGGTAGCGCCGAGCGGGGACATCCTGACGAGCCGGGGCGGACGCCCGGGCGACACCGTCCTCGTCACGCGCGAGTGCGGCATCTCGGCCGTCGCGATCCTCGCGCGCGCGTTCCCGGAGACCGTCGCGGAACGCTGCGGCGACGAGGCGCTGGCCTACGGCCGCTCGCTCTTCTACCAGAGCAGCACCGCGGCCGCCGCGCTCGCCGCCGTGCGCGTCGGCCGCGGCCCCGCGGGCGTCACGGCCCTGCACGACGCGACCGAAGGCGGCGTGCGCGCGGCGCTGGTCGAGCTCGCCGCCGCGTCCGGCTGCGGCATCGACGTCCACAAGGAGCGGATACCGACGACGGAGGCCGCGCGGTCCATCGCCGGTGTGTTCGGTCTCGATCCGTTCGAGATCGTGAGCTCCGGCGCGCTGGTCATCGCGGCCGCGCCTGATCGGGCGGACGACGTCGTGAGCGCGCTCGCGGACGCCGGCGTTCCGGCGGCTGCGGTCGGCACGCTGACCGAAGCGGCTCGAGGCCTGCGCCTGATCGAGGACGGCCGGGCAGAGCCCCTGACGCATCCCGGCAGCGACCCATACTGGCGCGCGTTCTACCGCGCGATCGCGGAGGGTCGGCGATGA
- a CDS encoding class I SAM-dependent methyltransferase → MGFDLVTSDRWQDRSEWFFQRDLASTYEQWYEGPYKHAEVWQKRVLGRLISADPRVKSLLEYGCGTSRFTRWWHEIGIEATGADISPFMIAEALERFDGDLALAHSQFMPYRDKTFDAVAFVTTFEYYVDPVEVVREAARVGRYGILFGMIHKITPKTIRRRVQQAFGKNPFYETARFYSLWSLKRIIAEALRDEPYTITWSCTGLPKWWPVQEWHVPVGDFLGLYVRRGVT, encoded by the coding sequence ATGGGCTTCGATCTGGTCACGTCCGACCGCTGGCAGGACCGCAGCGAGTGGTTCTTTCAGCGGGATCTCGCAAGCACTTACGAGCAGTGGTACGAAGGCCCGTACAAGCATGCGGAGGTTTGGCAGAAACGCGTGCTCGGGCGGCTGATCTCCGCCGATCCGCGGGTGAAGTCGCTGCTCGAGTACGGCTGCGGCACGTCCCGCTTCACGCGCTGGTGGCACGAGATCGGGATCGAGGCCACGGGTGCCGACATCTCGCCGTTCATGATCGCCGAAGCGCTCGAGCGCTTCGACGGCGATCTCGCGCTCGCCCATTCGCAGTTCATGCCGTACCGCGACAAGACCTTCGACGCGGTCGCGTTCGTCACGACGTTCGAGTACTACGTGGATCCGGTCGAGGTCGTGCGCGAGGCGGCACGTGTCGGGCGATACGGCATTCTGTTCGGCATGATCCACAAGATCACGCCGAAGACGATACGCAGGCGCGTTCAGCAGGCCTTCGGCAAGAACCCGTTCTACGAGACCGCGAGGTTCTACTCGCTGTGGTCGTTGAAGCGGATCATTGCGGAAGCGCTGCGAGACGAGCCTTACACGATCACGTGGTCGTGCACGGGGCTGCCGAAGTGGTGGCCCGTGCAGGAATGGCACGTGCCGGTCGGCGACTTCCTCGGGCTCTACGTCCGGCGCGGGGTGACATGA
- a CDS encoding DUF454 family protein — protein MSKGDTTGGLLTNALALVLVAACVVIGLAGLVLPVIPGLLFLAVAALLAAGRFPRIAARLRSHRSIGRHLGRHEAFARLGALGKLEVVALMAVKIVLDGLASIASYLGRSRQRRNPRRSGRRSGAYGSSGSANT, from the coding sequence ATGAGCAAGGGCGACACGACCGGCGGCCTGTTGACCAACGCGCTCGCGCTCGTGCTCGTGGCCGCGTGCGTGGTGATCGGCCTCGCCGGGCTCGTCCTTCCGGTGATTCCGGGCTTGCTGTTTCTCGCGGTCGCGGCGCTGCTCGCGGCGGGACGGTTTCCGCGGATCGCGGCGCGCTTGCGCAGCCACCGCTCGATCGGCCGGCATCTCGGCCGGCACGAGGCGTTCGCTCGGCTGGGCGCGCTCGGAAAGCTCGAGGTCGTGGCGCTGATGGCCGTGAAGATCGTGCTCGACGGCCTCGCTTCGATCGCTTCCTATCTCGGCAGGTCGCGCCAGCGCCGAAATCCTCGCCGGTCGGGCCGGCGCTCCGGCGCCTACGGCTCGTCCGGCAGCGCGAACACGTAG